DNA sequence from the Oceanipulchritudo coccoides genome:
AGGAAATCACCCCCAGCGAACGCTACAGGAATCTGGTGGACCTGATGCAGGACACAGCGCGGCGGATTGTCACCTTCGGCATGCATGTGCATGTGGGTGTCGATTCCGGCGACAAGGCTGTCATGGTGGTCGATCGCTTGATGCGCTACATGTCGACAATGCTGGCCCTTTCCGTCAACAGCCCGTTCTGGGTCGGGCGGCAGACCGGGTTGCATTCACAACGGATCAAGATCATGGAGCAGCTTCCCGCGGCGGGGACGCCTCCCATCCTGAGAAACTACAGCGAATATTGCTGGGTAGTGAACCAGTCGATACAAAGCGGCTTTATCAACAGCATCCAGGAAATCTGGTGGGATGTGCGGCCCCACCCGCGTTTCGGAACAGTCGAAGTCAGGATTTTTGATATTCCGCAAAACCTTGAGGACGCCCTGGCGCTGACAGCCATGACGCAGTGCCTTGTTGCTGCGCTTAGCGATCAGATTGACAGCGGCGTCTACCAGCATGACATACATCCGATCGTTGTCCGCCAGAACAAGTGGAAAGCCACCCGTTACGGCATGCGGGCCGAGTTGATCGATCCGGTCACCCACAAGACAATTCCCGTCAGGGAAATGATCTTTTTCCTCTACGAGAAACTGAAGCCGTACGCGGAGAAGCTCAACTGCATGCAGGAGCTGAACCATATTATCACCATGGTTGACAATGCTTCCGGTGCAGAGCGACAGATGGAACTTTTCGAAAAGCACTCAGGTGATCTGAGGGCCGTCGTCGAAGAACTTGCCGTGCCGCGCTGAAAAGCGTGTTCCCTAACGGCAGTTAGATGAGAATTTAATTGCCAATCCTGGCAGGGAACAGTAGCGGATTATCTGCAATTGAAGACGGGTTCGCATGAAGACTAAAAAGGAAAAAGGCATCAGCCGCATTGATTCAGGATCAACTCACGGATGGTTTGTTCGGGCCTACCGTAATGGACGCACCTATTCGCGCCTTTTCAGTGATCAGAAATCGGGAAGCAAGGAGGAAGCGTATCGGCTCGCCTTGGAGTTTCGGGACAAGCTATATGAAAAGATTGGGGAAATCCCCAAGAAGCCGCGCTCACGACGGGTCGTCCTGCGGGACAGCCGCAATTCAACCGGCGTCCTCGGGGTCTGCCGGACCTCGAAGAAAAGTCCGAACGGAACCGTGAACGACTGCTACTCGGTTTCCTGGCGACCGGAACCCGGAAAGCAGAAATGTACCTCCTTCTCGATACGCAAGTACGGGGAGAAAAAGGCCTTTCAGCTGGCCGTGGCGCACCGGAAGAAGATGCTCAAGGACATTTACGGCCCAGCAGTTTTAAACCGCATGAAGGAATCGCAACCGGACCTGTAGGAAGGGAATTTATTTACCGGCTGCGGCGGCTGCGGCGGCTGCGGCACCGATTATACCGGCCAGATTGCCCGACTGGGCAAATGTCCAGGGCGTCTTCAAGTCGAGATACTCGACAAATTTTTCCTGCTTCTTGACACCCCCGCCACCGAGGATGAGGCAGTCTGGCTGCAGGAGAAACTCAAGCATCTGGAGATAACCGTTCAACCGCTTGCCCCACTTTTTCCATGAAAGATCCTGTGTCTTGCGGGCCTGCTCGGAGACCTGGCTTTCGGCGTTCTTGCCCCGGTACTCGATATGTCCCAACTCGAGATTGGGAACCAGCACTCCGTCGCTGAAGAGGACGGTCCCCACTCCGGTTCCAACGGTGACCAAGAGGACGGTTCCGGAGTCAGCGTAAGGTTTTCCCGCACCGTATTGCATTTCCGAGAAACCCGCCGCATCAGCGTCATTCAATACCCGGACCGGCCCGTCAACGACCTTTTGAAATTCCTCGGCCAGGTTTATCCCGATCAAACTATCGTGTAAATTGGTGGCAGTATGGATAACCTGCCGGTGAATAACCCCGGGAAAACCAATTCCCAGAGGACCCCGGTTCCATTGAAGATCATCGATGATCTGCTGGATAATCGGAATGATCACTTTGGCTTCGGAATGATCCGGTGTGGGAATGCGTAAGCGCTCAGTGACGAGCTCGCCTTTATCGGTATCGACGATTGCTCCCTTGATCCCACTCCCGCCGATATCTATGCCAAGTGACAACATTTGAAACCAGAGTGAGAACATTTTAATCGATTCCAACATCATTTTGCCCTGAAATGCAAAAGAGCACTCAGCATGGAATTCATCTTAACAATTGCGGCGATCCATCTGGTCGCCTGCCTCAGTCCCGGGCCTGACATATTTCTGGTCGTTCTCAACAGCATGCGACACGGCTGGCGGACGGGTGTCGCCACGACCTTTGGCATTCTCTGCGGGGTCAGCCTGCACATCAGCCTTGGGCTGACCGGCGTCTCATACCTCATAACCCGGGGAGAGGTGTTCGAAAGGGTCCTCTCGCTGGCAGGAGGCAGCTGGCTGATTTATCTTGGGCTGAAGGGGTTCATGAGCTGTCGGAGATTGGCTGCGGAAGCCAGAGAACCGGACCAGGTCCCGAGCAGTCCCGATGCCCTGCCCTTTCATGATGCCTGGACACAGGGATTTTTCGTCAATGTGCTCAACCCGAAGGCAATGCTCTTTTTCCTGAGTCTTTTCTCTGTCATGCTGGGTCCCGATCTGCCCCTTGAGATTAGAATCGCCAGCGGTGGAGTGATGGTGTGTGTCCAAGCTGTCGCGTTCTCCCTGGTGGCCTTTTTGGTCGACCGGCCCCGTTTCAAGTCCAGTTGGAACCGCTTACAGCTTTGCTTGGAACTCGGCATTTCCGTGATTCTCCTCGTTTTGGGACTTTGGATATGGATTACCTCAATTATTTCGTTGCTGAATTAGCGGAGCTTCCGAGCGGGCAGGCAGTGAAGTTGGATATTGTCTGGCCAAGCAGAAAAAAGCCCTTAGCATTTTACAAAGGTTCAATCCTCACCGAATCAAAAAGCATATGACAGACGCAGAATCATGTATTATTATCGGAGCCGGCATATCCGGCTTGCTGGCCGCCCAGCATCTCATGCGTTATGACGTTGAGGTCACCATCCTCGAAAAAAGCCGGGGCTGCGGCGGACGCATGGCCGTCAAGAAAATGGGCGAATCAGTTTTTGATTCCGGGGCACAGTTCATGACGACCCGGGATATGATCTTTCGCGAGCGCGTTGAGTCATGGCTCGACAAAGGGGAAGTGCTTCCGTGGTATCAAGGGCCCCTCAAGAATATGCGCTATGTCGGATCAAAGGGGATGACCACGGTGCCTGAGCGCATCGGGGCGTCCCTGAACGTGATGCTTTCCGAGCGGGTGACGAAGGTCAGTTTCAAGAAGAAAAAGTGGACAGTTACGACCAATCCTCACGGGACAAAGGAAAACAAAAAATATACCGCGAACTGGCTGATCATGACAGCCCCCGTGCCACAAAATTTGGAGTTGCTCGACGCTTCCGGTATCGAACTGGATTATGACGATGAGATGGAGCTCAAGAAGATCAGCTATCTTCGTTGCCTGACCGTGATGGCCCAGCTCAATGGACCTTCCGGGATTCCTAATCCGGGTGCCATGGATCTCAATCACGATGTGTTGCGTTGGCTTGGTGACAATTCCGCCAAGGGAATTTCTCCGGTGGAAGGTACCATCACCCTGCACAGCTCGCCTAAATTTGCCGATACCTACTGGGACCGGCCAGAGGAAGAACGCATTCAAGCCATGCTGGCGGCGGCCAAGCCCTTCATCAAGGCAGACGTCGTTGAAGCCATTTCACATCGATGGGGATTCAGTGATCCCGTCCGGATTTACCGGGAAAAGCATCCCTTCCGGAAACCGTATTTTATCGACGACGAGATGCAATTGGGCATGGCCGGGGATGGATTTAATGGTCCGCGCATTGAAGCCGCAGGGCTGAGCGGGATGGATCTGGCAGCCGCTATCCTCAGCCCGGTTTAGGAAAGAGATTGCCCGAGAGGCGCTAGATGGGTTGACGAAGGGCCGTAGCTGGGAAACTGTATCCATTATGTCAAAGGCAGTTCTATTGGTTAACCTGGGATCACCGGATTCCACTTCCGTTTCGGATGTAAAGCGTTATCTCGATGAGTTTCTCACGGATGAACGGGTCATCGATAAGGCATTTGTCCGGAAGGTCATCGTCCCGCTGATTATTTTGAATACGCGGCCCAAGAAGTCTGCGGAGGCCTATGCCAGCGTATGGACCGATGAAGGCTCCCCGCTGATTGTCACCAGTGAGCATCAGGCGGAAAAACTGGGCCAGTCTGTTGCCCCCAAGGTCTACTTGGCGATGCGCTACGGCAATCCGTCTATTGCGAACGTGATCAGCCAAATCCTCAAGGACGGTGTGACTTCGCTTTATGTGATCCCGCTATATCCGCAATACGCGATGTCGAGCTACGAGACAGTGGTCGTCAAAGTGATGGAGGAGATCAACCAGCAGAAGCCGGATCTGGATGTCAGCTTTCTCCAGCCTTTCTACAATGACCCGGATTATCTGGATATTCTTGCCGAAAGCATCGGGGAAAACCTCCCTGAAGGCACCGACAAGCTGGTCTTCAGTTTTCATGGAATCCCCGAGCGGCACTTGCGCGTCTCGGATCCCTCCCACGCTCACTGCCTGTGTGTGAAGGACTGCTGCACGCGTGCCAACCCGGCCCATGCCACTTGCTACAAGCACCAGTGCCTGATGACCGTGAAGGGCGTTGTCGAGCGACTCAAGCTCCCGGAGGACAAGTATTTCGTATCATTCCAAAGCCGGCTTGGTCGCGATCCATGGCTCACGCCGTATACGGACGCGACCCTTGCCCGGTTCGGGCGCGAGGGCGTCAAGAAAGTCCGGGTAGTTTGCCCGGCCTTTGTCACCGACTGCCTTGAAACGCTGGAGGAAATTGCTGAGGAAGCGAAGGAGATTTTCGAGGATGCCGGCGGAGAGGATTTCGCGGTGATTCCCTGCCTGAACGAGGATGACCGCTGGATACAATACCTTGCCAAACAGGTTGAGGGCTGGCTTAACTCCTAAGCTTCCAACTCCAAATCGATGAGAAACATTGAACACTGGTTGCTTTTGATCGGGACACTCGCGTATGTGGGTGCCTTGGTCCTGACTCTGGTACGTGTCCTCAATCGCCGGGAGCCCCTCCACGGGACTAATCTGCTCCTGATTCTGGGCGGATGGCTTTTCCAGACTTCGGGAATGTGGATCCTTGGACTGGACGCCGGGAGCTGTCCGATCCGAAACCCATACGAGGTCCTGCAATTCATCAGCTGGTCGATTATTGTGGTCTATCTTTTCACGGGACAGGTATTCCGCTTGTCCCTTTTTGGGACGGGTTCCGCATCACTCGCTGCCATTATAGGATTTGTGGCCTTTTTCCTGCCGGATGCCGCACACGTCGGGGCCCATACGCCTCTTGGAGGTGACCCGCGAATCGAGGCCCACGCCGCCCTTGCCTTGTTTTCCTACGGGATCTTCGGTTTGCTGGCGGTTCTCTCCGCCCTTTACCTGCTTCAGCATTTCAGCCTGAAAACAAAGAAGTTTTCCGGGATCTTCCGTTTTCTTCCATCCATCATGGATATGGATGTGGTCCTTATGCGGCTCCTGATCATGGCCTGTGTGGTCTTCACGATCTCGGTTGCCATTGGCGCCCTTTACTGGGTCGGCCACATGGACCTGGTGAGCGTGCCCAAACTCATTACCACCCTCGCCCTGTGGTTTCTTTACTGGCTCGTCCTTATCCTGCGAGCCGCCAACAAGCTCTTTGGAACGCGGCTGGCCTGGACCTGCATTATCCTGCTCCTGGCCGCCCTTTTAACGCTCTGGCCGGTTGAGGCCAGTCGGTACCATGGCACTCCGCCCGCCTTGGACCAACTGGAACATCCGGACACCAGCGAAATTCCCCCAGCTCCCTGACCATGTCGACTGATTCCCCCCGTCTTTTCACGATTGGCTGTAATCATCACCGTACTCCCCTCGAAATTCGCGAGCGGATGGCGTTGACGGCTGAGGGCGTGCGCTGTCTGCAGGATCGTCTCAAGAGCAATCCCGCAGTCAAGGAAGCGGCCATCCTCAACACCTGTAACCGGATCGAGATCTATGCGGTCTATGAAAATGGTGATTGGAGACAGGATGTAGCAAAACTGCTCCATGGAGTGGAGAATTTCCCGGTGGAGGAATTCATCAAGCATTCCTATTCCCACGAGAACCTTGAAGCGGTCAAGCATGCCTACCGTGTTGCCTCCGGACTGGATTCGCAGATGGTCGGGGAGACCCAGATTCTCGGGCAAATGAAGGATACTTATGCCGAGGCGATCGAGAGCAAGACGGTCGGGCCGGTCCTGCACAGGTTCTTTCAAAAATGTTTCCAGGCAGCCAAATGGGCACGCACCGAGACGAAAATCGGGGCGGGACAAGTGAGCTTGGGCAATGTCGCCGTGGAGCTCGCGGTCCGGATTTTCGGCAGGCTGACAGTGAGCCGGACGCTGGTCATCGGATCGGGCGAAGCCGGACGAGATGTTGCCAAGGCCTTCCGCAGCCGTGGAGTGGCCTGCATGTCAATTGCCAGCCGTACACACGAACGCGCCGAAGCATTGGCGAAGGATGTGGATGGCCTCCTCATTCCTTTCAGCACGTGGGAAGAAAGCCTTCCCTACGTCGATATTGGAATTTTCGCTACTGCGGCACCCCACTCCCTGCTCAATCGGGAGATGATCGAGCAGCACTTGGGCAAGCGTCCCCGAAAACCGCTTTTCCTGATCGACTTGGCTGTTCCGCGGGACATCGAGACCGAGGTTGCCGGAATCCCCAATGTCTACCTCTACAACCTTGAGGACCTCGCCAACATCGCCAACGAAAACCTGAAAAGCCGTCAGCAGGAAATGGCCAATTGCGTCATCGAGCTGGAGAAAAAAGCCCACTACCTGTGGGAACGCCTGAGGCTAGGTTAACTTCTCATCAAAGTAGATCTATTTCTCGATCCCCTCGCGAGCCGGCACGCCCTGCGTGTAGTAATGCTTCACCTCGCGCATTTCCGTCACCAGATCGGCCCGCTCGATCACCTCAGGGGCCGCCCTCCGACCGGTAAAAATCAATTCAGTCTCCTTTGGCCGGCCATCAATTAATTCCAGTGCCGCCTCCAGGCTGATCAGCTCAAACCAGATTGCCATGTTGATCTCGTCCAGGATGACGATCCGGTATGACCCGGACATAAGTGCCTCCCGGGCCTTTTCCAATCCCTCCGCCGCCAGGGCACGCTGGGCCTCGGTGATCTTCCCCTTGTATACCCAACCCGGATCCCCGTACTGCTCGTGGGTAATTGATCCAAGCTTCGGGATCGCATGCAACTCACCATAATCCTGACCCTTCATGAACTGCCCGATATACACCGGTAAGCCACGCCCGCTCGCACGCAAGGCCAAGCCCAACGACGCCGTTGTCTTGCCCTTTCCCTCGCCGGTATAGACCTGAAAATATCCGTCCTTTGCTTCTTCGCTCACCCCTTAAGAATGGCCCCTTTCGGATAAATCCGTCAAATGGTAAAAAAGAGTTGATTTCATGACCCTTCCATGGCCACATATCCCCTTCCCCAAACGGAGAGATGGCTGAGTGGCCGAAAGCGCCCGCCTGCTAAGTGGGTATACGGCGTAAAACCGTATCGAGGGTTCGAATCCCTCTCTCTCCGCCAGTATTCATGCTGGCTAGAGCCCGGCCACCCCAAATTACTGTCTCGTTCCTGTCGTTTTGTGTTGCATAAGTGAACTAATGTATACCATTATGTAAGGAGTGGCAACGAATACAAATTCAGTTGAATTCCCTCCGAAATCCGGAATCAAGATCCGGCCGATCGACAACGCCAGTGCCGGCAAGAAATTCGGGATCAGTTATCAGGTAACCGTGCCAGCAAAAGTCACTGGCAAGCGCCGGATTCGGAAGCAGTTCCCCTCATACAAGAAGGCCGAGGCTTGGGCCAAGAAGCAACACAGGGGGATTCAAACGGACGGCCACGCCTTCTTTAAACTCTCTGGAACTGAGCGTCAGGAGGTCGGTGTCATGGTTCCTAAATTAAGGGACAAGGGAATCAGTGTCACGGAGGCCATTCAGTTCGCTCTGGACCGCCTCAGACCGTCCGGCGGGGAACGCACCCTGTCTGAAGTAATAACCGAGTTGCAGTCATACAAGCTCAAGCGGCATGAGGCGGGGGATCTGGCTTATCATTCCCTCAGGGACTTCAACACCCGCACAGGTGTGATCAAATCCGCCTTGGGCGATTATTCGATCCACGAGATTGATTCCGCACAGGTCAAGGCGTGGCTTGCAGGGATCAAAGGCTCAGACCGTACGCGCAAGAATTATCTACGGATAATCAGTGAGCTTTTCCGCTACTCCACGCAAAAGAAGTACATACTACTGAATCCAATCGATGATCTCAGCGACCACGACCGCAAAGAGCTCCACGGGCGATTGATGAACAACGGTGATGTTGGGATTCTCACCGTCAACCAGGCAGAGGACCTGCTACACTTCACTCGGGATCGATGGCCCGAATTTCTGGGGATTATTGTCCTTGGGCTTTTCGCTGGGATCCGGACTGAGGAATTGCAGAAACTCACATGGGACAAGGTCAACCTCAAAGATGGCTACATCACCATCGATGCGACAATCAGCAAGAAGCGCCGTATCCGCCACACTACCCTGCC
Encoded proteins:
- the hemH gene encoding ferrochelatase produces the protein MSKAVLLVNLGSPDSTSVSDVKRYLDEFLTDERVIDKAFVRKVIVPLIILNTRPKKSAEAYASVWTDEGSPLIVTSEHQAEKLGQSVAPKVYLAMRYGNPSIANVISQILKDGVTSLYVIPLYPQYAMSSYETVVVKVMEEINQQKPDLDVSFLQPFYNDPDYLDILAESIGENLPEGTDKLVFSFHGIPERHLRVSDPSHAHCLCVKDCCTRANPAHATCYKHQCLMTVKGVVERLKLPEDKYFVSFQSRLGRDPWLTPYTDATLARFGREGVKKVRVVCPAFVTDCLETLEEIAEEAKEIFEDAGGEDFAVIPCLNEDDRWIQYLAKQVEGWLNS
- the ppgK gene encoding polyphosphate--glucose phosphotransferase, which codes for MLSLGIDIGGSGIKGAIVDTDKGELVTERLRIPTPDHSEAKVIIPIIQQIIDDLQWNRGPLGIGFPGVIHRQVIHTATNLHDSLIGINLAEEFQKVVDGPVRVLNDADAAGFSEMQYGAGKPYADSGTVLLVTVGTGVGTVLFSDGVLVPNLELGHIEYRGKNAESQVSEQARKTQDLSWKKWGKRLNGYLQMLEFLLQPDCLILGGGGVKKQEKFVEYLDLKTPWTFAQSGNLAGIIGAAAAAAAAAGK
- a CDS encoding cob(I)yrinic acid a,c-diamide adenosyltransferase, coding for MSEEAKDGYFQVYTGEGKGKTTASLGLALRASGRGLPVYIGQFMKGQDYGELHAIPKLGSITHEQYGDPGWVYKGKITEAQRALAAEGLEKAREALMSGSYRIVILDEINMAIWFELISLEAALELIDGRPKETELIFTGRRAAPEVIERADLVTEMREVKHYYTQGVPAREGIEK
- a CDS encoding NAD(P)/FAD-dependent oxidoreductase; its protein translation is MTDAESCIIIGAGISGLLAAQHLMRYDVEVTILEKSRGCGGRMAVKKMGESVFDSGAQFMTTRDMIFRERVESWLDKGEVLPWYQGPLKNMRYVGSKGMTTVPERIGASLNVMLSERVTKVSFKKKKWTVTTNPHGTKENKKYTANWLIMTAPVPQNLELLDASGIELDYDDEMELKKISYLRCLTVMAQLNGPSGIPNPGAMDLNHDVLRWLGDNSAKGISPVEGTITLHSSPKFADTYWDRPEEERIQAMLAAAKPFIKADVVEAISHRWGFSDPVRIYREKHPFRKPYFIDDEMQLGMAGDGFNGPRIEAAGLSGMDLAAAILSPV
- a CDS encoding carboxylate-amine ligase, yielding MPYSNFTPPFTDDLHPLVFKSNKEPTIGVELELQLVDSESYQLKSAILDLLKHVGEDQTWLKPELMQSYVEINTDVCRNISEARADLSGKLEKLYAAAMANDARILWAGSHPFSAWIDQEITPSERYRNLVDLMQDTARRIVTFGMHVHVGVDSGDKAVMVVDRLMRYMSTMLALSVNSPFWVGRQTGLHSQRIKIMEQLPAAGTPPILRNYSEYCWVVNQSIQSGFINSIQEIWWDVRPHPRFGTVEVRIFDIPQNLEDALALTAMTQCLVAALSDQIDSGVYQHDIHPIVVRQNKWKATRYGMRAELIDPVTHKTIPVREMIFFLYEKLKPYAEKLNCMQELNHIITMVDNASGAERQMELFEKHSGDLRAVVEELAVPR
- the hemA gene encoding glutamyl-tRNA reductase gives rise to the protein MSTDSPRLFTIGCNHHRTPLEIRERMALTAEGVRCLQDRLKSNPAVKEAAILNTCNRIEIYAVYENGDWRQDVAKLLHGVENFPVEEFIKHSYSHENLEAVKHAYRVASGLDSQMVGETQILGQMKDTYAEAIESKTVGPVLHRFFQKCFQAAKWARTETKIGAGQVSLGNVAVELAVRIFGRLTVSRTLVIGSGEAGRDVAKAFRSRGVACMSIASRTHERAEALAKDVDGLLIPFSTWEESLPYVDIGIFATAAPHSLLNREMIEQHLGKRPRKPLFLIDLAVPRDIETEVAGIPNVYLYNLEDLANIANENLKSRQQEMANCVIELEKKAHYLWERLRLG
- a CDS encoding tyrosine-type recombinase/integrase; this encodes MATNTNSVEFPPKSGIKIRPIDNASAGKKFGISYQVTVPAKVTGKRRIRKQFPSYKKAEAWAKKQHRGIQTDGHAFFKLSGTERQEVGVMVPKLRDKGISVTEAIQFALDRLRPSGGERTLSEVITELQSYKLKRHEAGDLAYHSLRDFNTRTGVIKSALGDYSIHEIDSAQVKAWLAGIKGSDRTRKNYLRIISELFRYSTQKKYILLNPIDDLSDHDRKELHGRLMNNGDVGILTVNQAEDLLHFTRDRWPEFLGIIVLGLFAGIRTEELQKLTWDKVNLKDGYITIDATISKKRRIRHTTLPDNAREWILTISDRKGNISPCSGKAFDNVFVKLRREAGYADKKKHSTWPRNAMRHSFGTYHYALHGDATKTAKELGHKEGDQVLFDHYRALATKAQGEAFFGIKPGQRKQQALKFKEKKA
- a CDS encoding LysE family translocator, translated to MEFILTIAAIHLVACLSPGPDIFLVVLNSMRHGWRTGVATTFGILCGVSLHISLGLTGVSYLITRGEVFERVLSLAGGSWLIYLGLKGFMSCRRLAAEAREPDQVPSSPDALPFHDAWTQGFFVNVLNPKAMLFFLSLFSVMLGPDLPLEIRIASGGVMVCVQAVAFSLVAFLVDRPRFKSSWNRLQLCLELGISVILLVLGLWIWITSIISLLN
- a CDS encoding AP2 domain-containing protein; translation: MKTKKEKGISRIDSGSTHGWFVRAYRNGRTYSRLFSDQKSGSKEEAYRLALEFRDKLYEKIGEIPKKPRSRRVVLRDSRNSTGVLGVCRTSKKSPNGTVNDCYSVSWRPEPGKQKCTSFSIRKYGEKKAFQLAVAHRKKMLKDIYGPAVLNRMKESQPDL
- a CDS encoding cytochrome C assembly family protein, giving the protein MRNIEHWLLLIGTLAYVGALVLTLVRVLNRREPLHGTNLLLILGGWLFQTSGMWILGLDAGSCPIRNPYEVLQFISWSIIVVYLFTGQVFRLSLFGTGSASLAAIIGFVAFFLPDAAHVGAHTPLGGDPRIEAHAALALFSYGIFGLLAVLSALYLLQHFSLKTKKFSGIFRFLPSIMDMDVVLMRLLIMACVVFTISVAIGALYWVGHMDLVSVPKLITTLALWFLYWLVLILRAANKLFGTRLAWTCIILLLAALLTLWPVEASRYHGTPPALDQLEHPDTSEIPPAP